The following are from one region of the Dermacentor albipictus isolate Rhodes 1998 colony chromosome 5, USDA_Dalb.pri_finalv2, whole genome shotgun sequence genome:
- the LOC135905926 gene encoding testicular acid phosphatase-like — protein MSTPGSAAAKQPQGPPDNLLYVFVISRHGQRTPIMSCQNLPKSEPVDYGQLTAKGREQTFILGQLLRDRYKAFLEASDTPDQVVATHVGLDRCRDSLKETLRGLGVPAAATSVDPTRYDVPFFSSVNDNIDKALKGPGRGDFKTLGDLVAFAAKKTGAPWRDDRDKFLVLDSLVTHVLNGNPVPDWAEPMWDDLLWADRTVFAQLLVGYERPFASYVLGQVLDTLADKFEKRVERPDRMHMFSMSDTSVFSALKLLNGSHDVRPCFCASILIEVYGDGPTERVRVLYRAQEEPYLVSTDKIDNPCELNKFMEFLRDVLKAP, from the coding sequence ATGTCGACTCCCGGTTCCGCCGCTGCAAAACAGCCTCAGGGGCCGCCCGACAACCTGCTCTACGTGTTCGTTATCAGCCGGCACGGCCAGCGGACTCCCATCATGAGCTGCCAGAACCTGCCGAAAAGCGAACCCGTCGACTACGGCCAACTCACCGCGAAAGGTCGGGAGCAGACCTTCATTCTGGGCCAGCTGCTGCGGGACCGCTACAAGGCATTTCTGGAGGCCTCGGACACGCCAGATCAGGTAGTGGCCACGCACGTCGGCTTGGATCGATGCCGGGACAGCCTGAAGGAGACCTTGCGTGGCCTGGGTGTGCCCGCGGCTGCGACCAGCGTCGACCCAACCCGGTACGACGTCCCCTTTTTCAGCAGCGTGAACGACAACATTGACAAGGCGCTCAAGGGGCCCGGTCGAGGCGACTTCAAGACGCTGGGAGACCTGGTCGCCTTCGCCGCCAAGAAGACCGGGGCGCCGTGGCGGGACGACAGGGACAAGTTCCTCGTCCTGGACAGCCTGGTCACTCACGTGCTCAACGGCAACCCCGTGCCGGATTGGGCCGAGCCCATGTGGGACGACTTGCTGTGGGCGGACCGGACGGTGTTCGCGCAGTTGCTCGTGGGTTACGAGCGGCCGTTCGCGTCATACGTGCTGGGACAGGTGCTGGACACCCTCGCGGACAAATTCGAGAAGCGCGTCGAGCGTCCCGACAGGATGCACATGTTCTCCATGTCCGACACGAGCGTGTTTTCGGCTCTCAAGCTTCTGAACGGATCGCACGACGTCCGGCCGTGCTTCTGCGCCAGCATCCTGATCGAGGTGTACGGGGATGGCCCTACGGAACGCGTGCGAGTGCTGTACCGCGCCCAAGAAGAGCCTTATCTCGTCTCTACGGACAAGATAGATAACCCGTGTGAGCTGAACAAGTTTATGGAATTTCTACGTGACGTTCTAAAAGCGCCTTAG